The sequence CTCGATCTCTTCCTCGAGGATCTGATTGACGCGCTCGTGACGACGATTTTCCATAATGCCGGCGGCAATAGCCTCGGCCCGCTCGATGCTCTCGCGCGAGATACGGGCGGTATCCTCGGGGAGCACAGCGCTGTGACGGCCGACATAGGCGGGGGCAGCAGACTGAGGGGCAGCGACGGGAGCGGGCGCTACAACAGGAGCGGGCTCGTCAATCGCATCCAGAATCGCGGTGGCGGCGGCCCACATGTCCTCGTGGCCCGAATAATCGGCCATGGGGACATCGACCTCGAGCGAGGCGTCCGGAAGGTCGCCGGTGTCGATGCGATCTTGGGCATCAATCGATGCGGTGATGGCTGCAGGCTCATCGAGGTCATCGAGATCGATGTCCGCGGCACCGGAGATGATAGGCATGCTGGCGAGGTTTGCATTGTACGGCGCAGCCTCGGCCGCCTGCTGCTGGGCAGGAGCGCCCCACAGTGAGCTTTCGGCGGCACGGCGGGCGGCAACGGCCTCCTCGTCCGCGGCCATGGCTTCATCAACGTACGAATTGTCGGCAGAAGCGTTCGCGTCCGCCGAGGTAGCACTGTAGGCGTTATTGGCTGCCGCGTTGGCGACGAGTGCCACGAAAGCCGCCGTGCTGCCCGCAGGGGCGGCCTGGGAGCCAGATACGGCGCGTGCCGCGGCGGCGATGTCGTCGCGATTGAAGGAGCCGGTCTGCCCGCCGTTGGTGAGCTCGTCGATGGCGACTTGATAGACGTCGCGCGAGTGTGCAGGGTCGCAGCTCACCGGCGAATCGTCGTCGAGCATACTGTCGATCATGGACCAAGCCTCGTCCTCGTCCATAGCATCTGCGGCTCGAGCGATGGTAGGGACACCATCATCGGTATGACGGCGCTGGAACGCACCAGTCAGGCCGGAAAGGAATGCCGAGGTAGACTGCTCCGACTGAGCCTGAGAAGCAGAAGCGGTAGCATAAGGAGTCGCATCCTGCTGCTGAGCTGGAATCGAGGCGGTCTTGAACTCGCTTTGATGCTGATTGAGATTGGCGGCACCGCCCATGGCATCGGGCTGGAACAGACGCTCTTCACGCTGCGCATGGTACTCGGAGATACCCAGCGAGGCGGCATAGATACCCACGCCCGCCACCGCGCCCACGGCGAAGGGAACCGCACCCGCCACGACCGTCTCGTTCACCGACGAAAACGGTAGCGTCGCGGCATACATAACCACGGGAGCGGCAAGGCCGATCCCGCACGAAAGTCCGGCAAGGACTGCTCGTTGTGTTGCATCAGAAGAAGCCATGAGCTCTCCCCATCTTCCAGCACCCAAATCGCATCATTCAGTTGGCTGCGCGAGAGAAGATGAAGCGGGGCTATGCCCCAAAGCAACGGTATATGGTTCGTTTCATCTGCGTTATCCGTCGCGAAGCTTAAAAGCTATTATGCGAAACCGCCCCGTCGATTGCAAGCGACGATGTCGGATTGAAACGGGAAACCTGCTGCTTGCCAGTCTTATGGTCAAAAATAAGCGCGGATACGCGATATGGAAAAGGGCCGAGGCGCAAGCCCCGACCCTTTATCGCATTGATGGCTATCGCTGCGCGTGGATGACAGCCTAGAACGTCTGCTCGTAGTCGCTGTGCTTTTTGGCCGAACGCACCAGGAACTCCTGGTTGGTGTTGGTGCCTTTAAGACCCTTAATGAACGACGCGGCTGCGCGCTCGGTGTTGTTCATGCCGGCAAGAATGCGACGCAGACCAAAGACAAACGGACGCATCTGCTCGTCGACCAACAGGTCCTCGTTACGCGTACCGGAGGCAACGGGGTCGATAGCCGGGAAGATGCGGCGGTCGGCCAGTTCGCGATCGAGCTTAAGCTCCATGTTGCCGGTGCCCTTGAACTCCTCAAAGATGACCTCGTCCATCTTGGAACCGGTGTCGATGAGGGCAGAGGCCAGGATGGTGAGCGAGCCACCGTTCTCGATATTACGGGCTGCACCCAGGAAGCGCTTGGGAGGATACAGTGCCGCCGAATCGACGCCGCCCGAAAGGATGCGGCCTGAGGCGGGCGCCGCCAAGTTGTAGGCGCGGGCAAGACGCGTGATGGAGTCGAGCACCACCACAACATCGCCGCCCAGCTCCACGATGCGCTTGGCGCGCTCGATGACAAGCTCTGCCACGCGAGTGTGGTTATCGGCGGGCATATCGAAGGTCGACGCCACAACCTCGCCCTTGATGGAACGCTGCATATCGGTGACCTCTTCGGGGCGCTCGTCGACGAGCAGGCAGATGAGGTGCACCTCGGGGTTGTTAATCGAGATAGACTGGCAGATCTTCTTGAGGATCGTGGTCTTGCCGGCCTTGGGCGGGGACACGATCAGGCCACGCTGACCCTTGCCGATCGGCGACACGATGTCGATGGCGCGACCGGTAATGGAGTCCTTGCCGTGCTCCATGCGCAGCGGCTCGTTGGGATAGACAGGGGTGAGGTCGCCGAACTTGGGACGGTTGCGAATCTGCTCGGGGTCCAGACCGTTGACGGTCGTGATTTTGGCGAGGCCGGCGCGCTTGTCGCCGCCGCGCGAAGGACGCAGCGAGCCCTCGATAACGTCGCCCGTGCGCAGGCGCGCGGAGCGGATGAGGTAGGCGGGCACGAAGGCGTCGTCGTTGGACTTCATATAGCCATGGGCGTGGATGATGCCGGAGCTGTCCGGGCGAATCTGCAGAATGCCCTTGATGTCGCGGAAGCCCTCGGCCTTCGCGGCGGTGACGTAGATCTCCTCGACGAGCTCGGCTTTCTTCTTGCCGGTCGTCTCGATCTCGAACTCCTTGGCCTTCTCGCGCAGTTCGGCGACCTTCATGGCAGCGAGCTCCTCACGCGAAAGCGTGGGCTCGGTGGGGGCGGCGTTGCGCTCCTTGTTGCGCTGTTTGCGATCGCGCTGACGGTTGCGACGGTCGTTGTTGCGTTCGTCCTTGCGATCGTTGCGCTCCTCGTTGCGCTTGTGCTGGCGACGGTTGGAACGAGTGCCGTCTTCGGCCTCGGCGGGCGCGGCACCATCGGTTGTGGCGGCGTCGGCATTGACCGCAGCGGCTTCATTGGCCTCGGCGCCAGAATCGACCTGCGCTTCGACATCAGCCTGATGCTCGGACGCCTTGGCCTTAGCGGACTTCTTACGACCGCGCTTGGGCTTCTCGGACGCAGGCTGTTCGACGTCCTGGGGCTCGGCGGCATCAGTCGATGCATCGGCGGTCGTCTCGTCGGAATCCTCGGACGTACCCTTCTTGGCGGCCTTAGCCTTGGACGTGCGTTTAACAGCAGTGCGACGGCTGCGACCTGGACGGACGTCGGCGGGCTCGACATCGGCAGAAACGGCCTCGGAAGTCGTGGCATCCTGGACGGGTGCATCGGCAGCGGTTGCAGACTCGGCGGTCGCCGCAGCATCCCGAGCGGCGGCGGCTGCGGCTGCGGCCTTCTCGGCCTCGACGAAGGCCTTGGGCTTGCGACCGCGACGGTGCGGGCGCAAAGCCGGATCGACAACGGGAACTTCGCTGGCCTCGACAGGCGCAGCGGGCTCAGCAGGCGATGTGCCCTCCCCTGCCGCGGAACGGACCGAAGCCTCGGTGAGCTCGGGGGTTACCTGATCGGCAACCCGCTCGGCCTTAGCAGCCGTGCGACGGCGTGTGCGCGGTACCGACTTCTCGGTCGGCTGGTCGGCGGCAGGGGTCTCGGGCACAGACGGGGCTGCAAGCTCGGTCAGAGCCGCGGCCTCACGCTCGGCAGCACGACGGCGGGCGCGCACCACCTGAGCCTCGCTAATCTGCGCCAACGCACGTGCCTGCGCGACCTCATCGGAAATCGGCGCCGAGGAGTCAGCTGCAACGGTGCGCTTGGCGCGCGTCGTGCGCGTAGTACGGCGCTTGGGCTTGGTGACTTCCTCGCCGTCAGCAGCAGGCTTGGTCGTGCGGCGCGTACGCTTGGGCTTTGCCGGAGCAGCCTCCTCACCAGTTGCAGGCACGGCCTTCTCAGCCGCTGCAGGCGTAGGCGTCGAAGCAGCCTTAGGCGTCTCAGGAGCCGAGGCTTGCGCGGGCGCCGCGACCTGGTCCGACGCAACCGGTGCAGCGGGAGCGGCTTGCGTCGTCGTTATTTCGTTTTCTTGCTGTTGATCAGACACAGTGTTTGCTCAACTTTCTTTTCAAGCCCTGTGATCACATGCTCCCTGCATAAACCTTCAGGGCGGCTAAACAGTCTAGTTCCGTTCAAAACGACGGACATCATTGATCTGTATCGAGATGATTGCGTCAATTACGCAGCGTTAGTGTAACACAACCGCCACCACCTGCAACTTAGTCATTGAGGACGTTCTTAAACGACTATTCAAAAGGGACACTCTTTGGTTTAACACCCACAAATCTGACTGCCTCCGCCAAAACTATGGCGGTTTACTACGATGAATCGCTCAACCGCGACCACTCCGAAACTTGTTGAACTAAAACCGCAGGTAGATGCCTTGCACTTTTTAGCTAAAAGCCGGCGTGGTTGGAATATCTCAATTCATCGTAGTAAACCGGCATAGTTTCGTATTTCCAGCAGTTCCAAATTCGTCAATACGTCGGCGTTTGCAAAAAAGCCCGACCTCCATATGAACTGCGTCCCAAATCTTGGACGCCCTAAATAGCGACTAGGCCGCGAGGGCCTGATTCCGGAACTCCTCCGGGGTCAGGCCCTTCAATCTTACCTGCCTCCGGCTCGTGTTCCAGTGGACTATGTATTCCTCCAGGTCGCGTTTGAAATCCTCGAACGTCTCCCACTCGCGGCCCCGGTAGAACTCGTCCTTGACGTGGCCGAAGAGCTGCTCGGTGGCGGCGTTGTCGATGCAGTTCGCCTTCCTGGACATGCTCTGGACGATGCCGGCGGCCTCGAGCCTGGATGTGTACGAGGCGTGCTGGTACTGCCAGCCCCGGTCCGAGTGCATGGTCGGGGCGGCGCCCTCGGGGATCTTGGACAGCAGCTCGTCGAGCATCCTGACCTGCTGGGCCATGTCGGGCGTGGTCGATATGTCGCTCGCCACGATCTCCTTGGTGCAGAAGTCCAGCGTCGGGGCCCAGTAGGCCTTGCCGCCCGCCACCTTGAACTCGGTGACGTCCGTTCCCAGCTTCCGCCACGGGGCCCCGGCGTCGAAATCCCTCGCGATCACGTTCTCGAACGTCCTGCCGACGACGCCCCTGTACGAGTTGTACCTGTGGTAGGCCGTCTCGCGTCTGATACCGCAGCGAATCCCCATCTCGCGCATCATCTTGAGCACGGTCTTGTCGGCTATCACGGTCCCCTCTTCCGCCCTGAGGCACATCGCTATCTGCCGGTGCCCGCAGCCGTTGGCGGTGCGCGAGAAGATCTCGGCGGCCGCCTCCCAGAGCTCGGGGCGCGTGGGCCTCGGCGGGTGCGCGAGGGCGTAGTAGTAGGTCGACCGCTTGAGCTCGGCGCATGCGAGCAAGTGCCCGAGCGCGTGCCCCTCGGCGCGCAGGGCCGCGACCGCTTCGGCCTTCGCCCTGGTCAGAGCCCGTCCCTCTCGACCAGGGCGCGTAATTTTTTTAGGTAGGCCACCTCGGCCTCGAGCCTACGGCACCGCTCCTCGAGCTCCTCCTCGCGGGTCCGCGGCCTCGCCTTGGAACCCTTCGGCCGGCCCTTGGGCCTCGGGCGCAGGGCCTCCGCGCCGCCCCGGCGGTATAGCGCGCACCACTTCTTGAGCGGCGACATCGACATTATGCCGAACGCCGCCATCGCCTCGGTCTTCGTCATGCCGCCGTCGACGACGGCGGAGGCGGCGGCGACCTTCTGCTCGTATGTGTACCTGCCCTGCTTTCCGTCCATGCGCAGCAGCACCTCGCTCCCGAATGCGCGGTATATCTCCTGCCATCTTCTCACGGCTTCCACGGGAAGCGAAAGGGCAATCGCGGCAGATTTATACCCGTGCCCGAGCTCGAAGAGCCCTATGGCCGCCTTCCTGGCCTCGATATCATGCTTCACTCTCAAATCAACGCGCATAAAGAAAGCCTCCCATTTCTCATGTCCAAGAAATGGGAGGCAGTTCAATATGGGAGATCGGGCTTTCAAGGCTTAGTTAAACCAAACTTGCGCGGTCAAATGACCCGTAGCTTACATCTGCTCGGGCGCGGAAACGCCAACAAGGGTGAGCACCAGGGCGAGCGTCACGCGGACGGCGTCGCAAGCGGCCAGACGGGCACGCGAAAGCTCGGGGTCGACGGGACGGCCCTCGCTCGGCAGAACCTGGCAGGCAGCGTAGAAGCTGTGGAAGTCGCCGGCGAGTTCCTCAGCAAAGTGCGTCAGACGGAACGGGGCGCGGTCGCGAGCGCAGCTGGCGATGAGGTCGGTGAGCTCGTTGAGCTTACGCGAAAGGGCGAGCTCGGTCGGGTCGGTCAGCAGCGAGTAATCGACGTTCTCACCGATGGCCTTGGCGGCGACAGCCTTCATGCCCATCTCGTCAGCCTGCTCGGGCGTAACGTCGGCGGCACGGCGCAGAATGGAGCACACGCGGGCGTGAGCGTACTGCACGTAGTACACCGGGTTGGAGTTGTCGCGCTTCTTAACGGCCTCAATATCGAAGTCGACCATCTGGTTGGAGCTCTTGGAGATGAGCGTGTAGCGAGCGGCATCGGAGCCGACCTCGTCGACGAGCTCCTGCAGGGTCACCATGGTGCCCTTGCGCTTGGACATACGGACGGGCTTGCCGTTGCGCAGAAGGTTGACGAGCTGGCCCAGCAGAACCTCGAACTTGCCGGGGTAACCGAGAGCGTCGCAAACGCAGCGGACGCGCTCGATGTAGCCGTGGTGGTCGGCGCCCCAGATGTCGATGACGTGGTCGACGCGCTGGAACTTATCCCAGTGATAGGCAACGTCGGAGGCGAAGTAGGTGTACTCACCGTCGGACTTGATCAGGACGCGGTCCTTGTCGTCGCCCAGATCGGTGGAGCGGAACCACAGGGCGCCGTCCTTGGTGTAGAGGTAGCCCATCTTGTCGAGCTTCTCAAAAGCGCGGTCGACGGCAGAGGTGCCGGCGGTCTCGCCCTCGGTGTCCTTCACGTACAGGGAGCGCTCGGAGAACCAACGATCGAAGTCGCAGTTGACGGCGTGGCAAAGGTCACGCATGTTGTCGACCATCTTTACGTAGCCGCGCTCGCGGAAGCTCTCCATGCGCTCCTGCGGATCGGCCTCGACCCACTTGTCGCCGTCGGTGCGCCAGAACTCGGCAGCCTCGTCGATGATGTAGTCGCCGCCGTAGGAGTCCTTGCCCAGAGTCTCGGCAAAGTTGTCCTGATACGGATGGGTCTCGGGGTGCTCGTCGTTCTCGTCGGCGACAAAGGCATCGCGGTCGGCGATCAAAATCTTGTGAGCCTCATCGATGTCCACGCCCTGCTTGGCGATGATGTCGGCAAGCTGCATATAGCGCGTGCTGATGGAGTTGCCGAAGGTGTTCATCTGAGAGCCGTGGTCGTTGATGTAGAACTCACGCTGGATGTCGTAACCGGCGTGGTCCATAACGCGGCAGAGGGAGTCGCCCAGCGCGGCCCAGCGGCCGTGGCCGATGTGCATGGGGCCGACGGGGTTGGCGGAAACGAACTCGACCTGGGTCTTCAGGCCGCCGCCAACGTTGGACTTAGCGAAGTCCATGCCCTTCTCGCGGGCCTCGCCAAAGATGGCGTTCTTGACGGCGACGGAGAGGTAGAAGTTGATGAAGCCAGGACCGGCGATCTCGACCTTCTCAATCGCGGGGTCCTCGGGCATATGGGCAACGACGGCCTCGGCGATCTTGCGCGGGGCGCAGTGGGCCAGCTTGGCGGACTTCAGGGCCATGGTGGAGGTCCACTCGCCATGAGAAGTCTCAGCCGGTCGCTCGATGGCGCAATCGTCAAGTTCAAATGCGGAAAGGTCGCCGGCCTCCTGGGCCGCAGCAAGCGCAGCGCGTACCAGCTCTTCAATCTTCTCGGGCATAGGTCCTCCTTGTGTTAAAGCCCCCGAGCTCTTGGTCACTCGTAGGGCAAAAGCCAGAGTTTGTAGCACTCTATCACAAGCGACGCACACTGTCGCAGGGTAAAGCTAATAGATATTGCATATGCACAAAAATGACTACCGCTCCTGCGCGGCAGTACAAAGTTAGCGGTTTGCCTGCAGATTATGCACGCGTTGGAACTGCATAAACATATGAATGGGCAGTGCATTTTATCGAATACTCTTACCTATCGGAGTTGTGTGCTTTTCCTGCATAAAGTAAGGGTTTACGCACGTCAGCGTGGTATTCTAAACATATGTGAATTCGTATAAGTTGGAGGTAGCATGTTCTCAATCGGTCAACACGTCATTCATCCGGGTCAGGGAGTCTGCACCGTCGTCGGTTTTAGGGACGACACGCCGCAGCCCATGCTGTTGCTCGAGACCAAGCAGGGACATGCGCAGACGATTCTCATGTACCCCGTGGCGCAGGCCGACCGTTTGCATGCCGCCATCTCCCAGCAAGATGCCGAACACCTGCTGAGCCACTACGACGAGTTGGAGTGCGACACCTTTACCGAGCGCAACAGCTCGCTGGAGGAGACGCACTTTAAGCAGCAGCTCAAGCTGGGTGCGCCCGAGACGGTCCGCGTGGCAAAAACCATGATGCACCGTATTCGCCAGGCCGAGGAAGCAGATAAAAAGCCAAGCTCTTACTACATGCGCGTACTCAAGGAAGCCAAGCGCCGCTCCATCGAGGAGTTCGCCGTGGCCCTGGGCGTCACCGAGGAGGACGCCGAAGCCCGCCTAGCCCAAGCCGCCCTCAACTAACCCATCCGCGCCAAAAACCACCACAAAGGGGACAGGCACCTTTGTGGTGGTTTTCTTGTTCTAGTAGTATTCATTCTTATCGATACCCACGAGCACAAGGAGTCTCTTATGGCAGAGCCGCTTACCGCCGGAATCACCCGCGACCGCGCGTTCGAACTGCTCAACGAGCACAACAAGGACCCGTTCCACATCACCCATGGCGAGACGGTCGAGGGCACTATGCGCTACTTTGCGCGCGAGTTCGACCCCGAGAACGAGGAGTTTTGGGGCATCGTCGGTCTGCTGCACGACCTGGATTGGGAGGAGCATGAGGACGACCCCATGAACCACACCATCTATGCTGCCGAGATTCTTGAGGACGAAGGTGCGTCTCCCGAGCTCATTCGCGCCATCCAGACGCACACGTCCGACTTCAACACCTCGCTGCCCAAACCCGAGCTGCAGATGGAAAAGATCCTGTTTGCCTGCGATGAGCTCACCGGCCTGATCGGCGCTGCAGTCATCATGCGTCCGAGCAAGAGCGTCATGGACTTTACGACCAAGTCGCTCAAGAAGAAGTTCAAGGACAAGCGCTTTGCCGCTGGCTGTTCGCGCGACGTGATTACGCAGGGCGCCGAGATGTTGGGCTGGGAGCTCCCCGAGCTCTTTGACCGCACCATCGCGGCCATGCAGTCCTTCGCCCCCGACCGCGATACCTTCCAGGCCTAACCGCCCACGCCACCTAAAACCACCACAAAGGGGAAAGGCACCTTTGTGGTGGTTTTTCTTGCGCGGGCGCTAGGGGCGGACCTGGCCGGTGCCGCGGAGCTTGTATTTGTAGGTGGTGAGGGCCTCGGCGGCAAAGGGGCCACGGGCGTGGAGTTTTTGGGTCGAGATGCCGATCTCGGCGCCCAGGCCAAACTCGCCGCCGTCAGTGAAGCGCGTGCTGGCGTTGGAGTACACGGCCGAGGCATCGACCGCATCAAGGAAGCGCTCGCAAGCATCCGTGTCCTCGGCAACGACGGCCTCGGAGTGCATGGTGCCGTAGCGGTTGATGTGCGCGATGGCCTCGTCCTCGCTAGCCACGACCTTCACACTCATCTCGA is a genomic window of Collinsella aerofaciens containing:
- the rho gene encoding transcription termination factor Rho, giving the protein MSDQQQENEITTTQAAPAAPVASDQVAAPAQASAPETPKAASTPTPAAAEKAVPATGEEAAPAKPKRTRRTTKPAADGEEVTKPKRRTTRTTRAKRTVAADSSAPISDEVAQARALAQISEAQVVRARRRAAEREAAALTELAAPSVPETPAADQPTEKSVPRTRRRTAAKAERVADQVTPELTEASVRSAAGEGTSPAEPAAPVEASEVPVVDPALRPHRRGRKPKAFVEAEKAAAAAAAARDAAATAESATAADAPVQDATTSEAVSADVEPADVRPGRSRRTAVKRTSKAKAAKKGTSEDSDETTADASTDAAEPQDVEQPASEKPKRGRKKSAKAKASEHQADVEAQVDSGAEANEAAAVNADAATTDGAAPAEAEDGTRSNRRQHKRNEERNDRKDERNNDRRNRQRDRKQRNKERNAAPTEPTLSREELAAMKVAELREKAKEFEIETTGKKKAELVEEIYVTAAKAEGFRDIKGILQIRPDSSGIIHAHGYMKSNDDAFVPAYLIRSARLRTGDVIEGSLRPSRGGDKRAGLAKITTVNGLDPEQIRNRPKFGDLTPVYPNEPLRMEHGKDSITGRAIDIVSPIGKGQRGLIVSPPKAGKTTILKKICQSISINNPEVHLICLLVDERPEEVTDMQRSIKGEVVASTFDMPADNHTRVAELVIERAKRIVELGGDVVVVLDSITRLARAYNLAAPASGRILSGGVDSAALYPPKRFLGAARNIENGGSLTILASALIDTGSKMDEVIFEEFKGTGNMELKLDRELADRRIFPAIDPVASGTRNEDLLVDEQMRPFVFGLRRILAGMNNTERAAASFIKGLKGTNTNQEFLVRSAKKHSDYEQTF
- a CDS encoding IS3 family transposase, with protein sequence MTRAKAEAVAALRAEGHALGHLLACAELKRSTYYYALAHPPRPTRPELWEAAAEIFSRTANGCGHRQIAMCLRAEEGTVIADKTVLKMMREMGIRCGIRRETAYHRYNSYRGVVGRTFENVIARDFDAGAPWRKLGTDVTEFKVAGGKAYWAPTLDFCTKEIVASDISTTPDMAQQVRMLDELLSKIPEGAAPTMHSDRGWQYQHASYTSRLEAAGIVQSMSRKANCIDNAATEQLFGHVKDEFYRGREWETFEDFKRDLEEYIVHWNTSRRQVRLKGLTPEEFRNQALAA
- a CDS encoding helix-turn-helix domain-containing protein, which translates into the protein MRVDLRVKHDIEARKAAIGLFELGHGYKSAAIALSLPVEAVRRWQEIYRAFGSEVLLRMDGKQGRYTYEQKVAAASAVVDGGMTKTEAMAAFGIMSMSPLKKWCALYRRGGAEALRPRPKGRPKGSKARPRTREEELEERCRRLEAEVAYLKKLRALVERDGL
- the argS gene encoding arginine--tRNA ligase, with the translated sequence MPEKIEELVRAALAAAQEAGDLSAFELDDCAIERPAETSHGEWTSTMALKSAKLAHCAPRKIAEAVVAHMPEDPAIEKVEIAGPGFINFYLSVAVKNAIFGEAREKGMDFAKSNVGGGLKTQVEFVSANPVGPMHIGHGRWAALGDSLCRVMDHAGYDIQREFYINDHGSQMNTFGNSISTRYMQLADIIAKQGVDIDEAHKILIADRDAFVADENDEHPETHPYQDNFAETLGKDSYGGDYIIDEAAEFWRTDGDKWVEADPQERMESFRERGYVKMVDNMRDLCHAVNCDFDRWFSERSLYVKDTEGETAGTSAVDRAFEKLDKMGYLYTKDGALWFRSTDLGDDKDRVLIKSDGEYTYFASDVAYHWDKFQRVDHVIDIWGADHHGYIERVRCVCDALGYPGKFEVLLGQLVNLLRNGKPVRMSKRKGTMVTLQELVDEVGSDAARYTLISKSSNQMVDFDIEAVKKRDNSNPVYYVQYAHARVCSILRRAADVTPEQADEMGMKAVAAKAIGENVDYSLLTDPTELALSRKLNELTDLIASCARDRAPFRLTHFAEELAGDFHSFYAACQVLPSEGRPVDPELSRARLAACDAVRVTLALVLTLVGVSAPEQM
- a CDS encoding CarD family transcriptional regulator, with translation MFSIGQHVIHPGQGVCTVVGFRDDTPQPMLLLETKQGHAQTILMYPVAQADRLHAAISQQDAEHLLSHYDELECDTFTERNSSLEETHFKQQLKLGAPETVRVAKTMMHRIRQAEEADKKPSSYYMRVLKEAKRRSIEEFAVALGVTEEDAEARLAQAALN
- a CDS encoding HD domain-containing protein encodes the protein MAEPLTAGITRDRAFELLNEHNKDPFHITHGETVEGTMRYFAREFDPENEEFWGIVGLLHDLDWEEHEDDPMNHTIYAAEILEDEGASPELIRAIQTHTSDFNTSLPKPELQMEKILFACDELTGLIGAAVIMRPSKSVMDFTTKSLKKKFKDKRFAAGCSRDVITQGAEMLGWELPELFDRTIAAMQSFAPDRDTFQA